In Microbacterium maritypicum, the following are encoded in one genomic region:
- a CDS encoding ROK family protein, which translates to MAVNSPRSIVARSALQLRDAGPATVNDLSRSLEISRTSVENAVTALGDSGLIVDAPAQNGGGAGRPARRYSFHAAAGTVVGVDIGVASVRVVLADLAGAVIVQRSYPGVAEQPDGASKLAAVIDDVRRTLSDAGIPASKLRAVGVSLPGIVDDAGRVTTSVVIPEWSGIDIGSQLRQAFGCPVAVDNGVRLAAVAEHHLGVAQLVDDVIYLSVGNRIAMGLILGGRPRRGIHNAAGDIGRLAFRGLNTETGQISWRTAPTAAEVFAKARGGDAAAQQELDGFIDELAHGIATLTMTVDPAMIVIGGGLSAAHEQLLDPLRAALPGHLGLPFQVPLAEARLGAEAAAHGAVVHAFQRHAAEIYGIDDMPAPPITPLPVESAGADDTTTENTTAESTEEKQ; encoded by the coding sequence ATGGCCGTGAACAGTCCACGCTCGATCGTCGCGCGATCGGCTCTGCAGCTGCGCGACGCGGGCCCCGCGACCGTCAACGACCTCTCCCGTTCGCTCGAGATCTCGCGCACCTCGGTCGAGAACGCGGTGACCGCCCTGGGCGACTCCGGACTGATCGTCGACGCCCCCGCGCAGAACGGCGGCGGAGCCGGTCGACCCGCCCGCCGCTACTCGTTCCACGCGGCCGCCGGCACCGTGGTCGGCGTCGACATCGGCGTCGCCAGCGTGCGCGTCGTGCTGGCCGACCTGGCTGGAGCCGTGATCGTGCAGCGCAGCTACCCCGGCGTCGCCGAGCAGCCCGACGGCGCCTCCAAACTCGCCGCCGTCATCGACGACGTGCGCCGCACCCTGTCCGACGCCGGGATCCCCGCGTCGAAGCTGCGCGCGGTCGGCGTCTCCCTCCCCGGCATCGTCGATGACGCCGGGCGCGTGACCACCTCGGTCGTCATCCCCGAGTGGTCGGGCATCGACATCGGATCGCAGCTGCGGCAGGCGTTCGGCTGCCCCGTCGCGGTCGACAACGGCGTGCGCCTCGCCGCCGTGGCGGAACACCACCTGGGTGTCGCACAGCTCGTCGACGACGTCATCTACCTCTCGGTCGGCAACCGCATCGCGATGGGCCTCATCCTCGGCGGTCGCCCGCGGCGCGGCATCCACAACGCCGCCGGCGACATCGGCCGCCTCGCCTTCCGCGGGCTGAACACCGAGACCGGACAGATCTCGTGGCGCACCGCCCCGACCGCCGCCGAGGTCTTCGCGAAGGCACGTGGCGGAGACGCCGCAGCGCAGCAGGAGCTCGACGGCTTCATCGACGAACTCGCCCACGGGATCGCGACCCTGACGATGACGGTCGACCCCGCGATGATCGTGATCGGCGGCGGACTCTCCGCCGCACACGAGCAGCTGCTCGACCCGCTGCGGGCAGCGCTCCCCGGACACCTCGGGCTGCCGTTCCAGGTGCCGCTCGCCGAGGCCCGCCTGGGCGCGGAGGCCGCGGCGCACGGCGCGGTCGTGCACGCGTTCCAGCGGCACGCCGCCGAGATCTACGGCATCGACGACATGCCGGCCCCGCCCATCACCCCGCTGCCGGTCGAGTCGGCTGGGGCGGACGACACCACCACCGAGAACACGACCGCCGAGAGCACCGAGGAGAAGCAGTGA
- a CDS encoding ABC transporter substrate-binding protein, producing the protein MRVSKFIGVAAGVAAATLLAGCSAGGGNTAEGEQDITVWLYPVIADEAVHKDFWDSTIADFEKKNENINVKYEIFPWANRDEALQTAIAAGKGPDVVYLIPDQLAAYQKSIAPLNDLLSEERQGDLLPNVKKSVTLDGDILGAPLLTSAQPLLCNAAAFEAAGVTEYPETWDDIAEMAPKFTEKGMYALNYPASAENTLNLTYYPLLWQAGGEVYTKDGDIGFDSKEGEKALTFLTDLADAGALDPEALTTNVPLEQTAVAQGKVACTWNNAVPEVLPFWGEENVKVLAPLTEKETVAYGTVGSLSVLKGSKAQDAAAKFAEYATGADVIEPYLKAAGFFSALSTTEPLYADDPLLGEVEKYVPDTTVGELNASSRALMGVLAPEIQAALLGDKSPEDALKDAATAAAPLIKK; encoded by the coding sequence ATGCGCGTCAGCAAGTTCATCGGCGTCGCCGCGGGAGTCGCGGCCGCCACCCTGTTGGCCGGATGTTCGGCCGGCGGAGGCAACACCGCAGAGGGTGAGCAGGACATCACGGTCTGGCTCTACCCGGTCATCGCCGACGAGGCGGTGCACAAGGACTTCTGGGACTCGACGATCGCCGACTTCGAGAAGAAGAACGAGAACATCAACGTCAAGTACGAGATCTTCCCGTGGGCCAACCGCGACGAGGCCCTCCAGACGGCGATCGCGGCCGGCAAGGGTCCGGATGTCGTCTACCTCATCCCCGACCAGCTCGCGGCGTACCAGAAGTCGATCGCGCCGCTCAACGACCTGCTGAGCGAGGAGCGTCAGGGCGACCTGCTGCCGAACGTGAAGAAGTCGGTCACGCTCGACGGCGACATCCTCGGGGCTCCGCTGCTCACCAGCGCGCAGCCTCTCCTCTGCAACGCGGCCGCGTTCGAGGCCGCCGGCGTCACCGAGTACCCCGAGACGTGGGACGACATCGCCGAGATGGCGCCGAAGTTCACGGAGAAGGGGATGTACGCCCTCAACTACCCGGCATCCGCCGAGAACACCCTGAACCTCACCTACTACCCGCTGCTGTGGCAGGCCGGTGGCGAGGTCTACACGAAGGACGGCGACATCGGCTTCGACAGCAAGGAAGGCGAGAAGGCGCTCACCTTCCTCACCGACCTGGCCGATGCCGGAGCACTCGACCCCGAGGCCCTCACCACCAACGTCCCGCTCGAGCAGACGGCCGTCGCTCAGGGCAAGGTCGCCTGCACGTGGAACAACGCGGTCCCCGAGGTCCTGCCCTTCTGGGGCGAGGAGAACGTCAAGGTCCTCGCTCCGCTGACCGAGAAGGAGACCGTCGCCTACGGCACGGTCGGATCGCTCTCGGTGCTCAAGGGCTCCAAGGCGCAGGATGCCGCGGCGAAGTTCGCGGAGTACGCGACCGGCGCCGACGTCATCGAGCCGTACCTGAAGGCCGCCGGCTTCTTCTCGGCGCTCAGCACCACCGAGCCGCTGTACGCGGATGACCCGCTGCTCGGCGAGGTCGAGAAGTACGTGCCCGACACCACGGTCGGCGAGCTCAACGCCTCGTCGCGTGCGCTGATGGGTGTGCTCGCTCCCGAGATCCAGGCGGCATTGCTCGGGGACAAGTCCCCGGAGGATGCTCTGAAGGATGCCGCGACCGCTGCGGCACCGCTCATCAAGAAGTAA
- a CDS encoding carbohydrate ABC transporter permease translates to MTTATTAKRPAGRVARVLARREARIAFLFVLPAFLLFIAFRFGPSIVGVALSFFDYDITGEISWRGLDHFQRMIADPLFWRAMGTTLIYTVFAVPIALVLSTVMALGVRRAFRGARFFRSIFFLPVITSLVLAGSIFVWIFSANGPWSALMTPLGLGGSWLGSTVLVIPAIVVVGVWSRFGYGMMILIAALQDVPRELEEAALVDGANAWQRFRYIIMPVLRPTFFFLAVIETTAAFQVFDVIYVMTQGGPANASYSLVYMLYDQGFRYFDYGYAAAIGVALFIMTLVVALIQRLVIGKQK, encoded by the coding sequence ATGACGACGGCAACCACGGCCAAGAGGCCCGCAGGGCGGGTCGCACGGGTGCTCGCACGGCGAGAGGCACGCATCGCGTTCCTGTTCGTGCTGCCCGCGTTCCTCCTCTTCATCGCCTTCCGCTTCGGCCCCAGCATCGTCGGCGTCGCCCTGAGCTTCTTCGACTACGACATCACCGGCGAGATCTCGTGGCGCGGGCTCGACCACTTCCAGCGCATGATCGCCGACCCGCTGTTCTGGCGGGCGATGGGCACCACGCTGATCTACACCGTGTTCGCGGTGCCGATCGCCCTCGTGCTCTCCACCGTGATGGCGCTCGGCGTGCGCCGCGCCTTCCGGGGCGCACGCTTCTTCCGCTCGATCTTCTTCCTCCCCGTCATCACCTCGCTGGTGCTGGCCGGCTCGATCTTCGTCTGGATCTTCTCCGCCAACGGTCCCTGGTCGGCACTGATGACCCCGCTGGGTCTCGGCGGATCCTGGCTGGGCAGCACCGTGCTCGTCATCCCGGCCATCGTCGTCGTCGGCGTCTGGTCGCGATTCGGCTACGGGATGATGATCCTCATCGCCGCGCTGCAGGACGTGCCGCGCGAGCTCGAGGAGGCCGCGCTGGTCGACGGGGCCAACGCCTGGCAGCGGTTCCGGTACATCATCATGCCGGTGCTGCGCCCGACCTTCTTCTTCCTCGCGGTGATCGAGACGACCGCCGCGTTCCAGGTCTTCGACGTCATCTACGTGATGACCCAGGGTGGTCCGGCGAACGCCAGCTACTCACTCGTCTACATGCTCTACGACCAGGGCTTCCGCTACTTCGACTACGGCTACGCGGCCGCCATCGGTGTGGCCCTGTTCATCATGACCCTCGTCGTCGCGCTCATCCAGCGCCTGGTGATCGGAAAGCAGAAATGA
- a CDS encoding carbohydrate ABC transporter permease, translating into MTALLQPPTQPPTQSPVMPPKMSTKQRRAYRALQPTGWGIVGRWIWLSLAGILSFFPFYAMVVLSLKPGMVVELPGSLLPFQDISFEAYEQVLAGQNILGWLGNTLIYSLVSVVAVLFLSALAGYAFAKKRFRGKEVMFWSFLAMVMVPFHVTLIPTFILMANLGGVDTYWGLILPSLANAQAVFLMRQFISGLPDELFEAARIDGAGEFRIFLRIVLPLCKPILATLGIFVFLWHWNDFLWPLIIAKSNAMFTLTVGISSLQQQNVPLSTMLAGSVVALLPIFLAYLIAQRYVQEGVAGTGIKG; encoded by the coding sequence ATGACCGCTCTGTTGCAGCCTCCGACACAGCCGCCGACGCAGTCGCCGGTGATGCCGCCGAAGATGTCGACCAAGCAGCGCCGCGCCTACCGCGCGCTCCAGCCCACCGGCTGGGGGATCGTCGGGCGATGGATCTGGCTGAGCCTGGCCGGCATCCTCAGCTTCTTCCCCTTCTACGCGATGGTCGTGCTGAGCCTGAAGCCGGGCATGGTCGTCGAGCTCCCCGGCTCGCTGCTGCCCTTCCAGGACATCTCGTTCGAGGCCTACGAGCAGGTGCTCGCCGGGCAGAACATCCTCGGCTGGCTCGGCAACACGCTCATCTACTCGCTCGTCTCGGTCGTCGCCGTCCTGTTCCTCTCGGCGCTCGCCGGCTACGCCTTCGCCAAGAAGCGCTTCCGCGGCAAGGAGGTGATGTTCTGGTCGTTCCTCGCGATGGTGATGGTCCCGTTCCACGTCACCCTCATCCCGACGTTCATCCTCATGGCGAACCTCGGCGGCGTCGACACGTACTGGGGCCTGATCCTGCCCTCGCTCGCGAACGCCCAGGCCGTGTTCCTGATGCGGCAGTTCATCTCGGGCCTCCCGGACGAGCTGTTCGAAGCCGCCCGCATCGACGGTGCGGGTGAGTTCCGCATCTTCCTGCGGATCGTGCTGCCGCTGTGCAAGCCGATCCTGGCGACCCTCGGCATCTTCGTCTTCCTGTGGCACTGGAACGACTTCCTGTGGCCGCTCATCATCGCGAAGTCCAACGCGATGTTCACACTCACCGTCGGCATCTCGTCGCTGCAGCAGCAGAACGTCCCGCTGAGCACCATGCTCGCCGGTTCGGTCGTGGCACTGCTGCCCATCTTCCTCGCGTACCTCATCGCTCAGCGGTACGTGCAGGAGGGCGTGGCCGGTACGGGCATCAAGGGCTGA
- a CDS encoding NAD-dependent epimerase/dehydratase family protein has product MTQHSFTSEADLEEALATPSAGLIDDLARGAGDLVILGAGGKMGPTLAMLARRGMDAAGRQDDAVYAVSRFGDAAIRERLEAAGVKVVPFDLIENDDFSALPDAPNVVFMVGAKFGAATNASWAWEVNAALPDRVARRYRDSAISVLSTGNIYPFLPASSGGASEEVQPAPIGEYAQSCLGRERVFEFGAQERGTKVAIIRLNYAVDLRYGVLADIGSAVHAGQPVSVATANVNVIWQGYANEVVLRSLVHASTAPFTINLTGPELLSVESIARRFGTLFDREVEIVDEPQPTALLSDARRCMALFGYPAVSAETLIGLQADWIEKSLPMIAKPTKWAVRDGKF; this is encoded by the coding sequence ATGACTCAGCACAGTTTCACTTCAGAGGCCGATCTCGAGGAGGCGCTCGCCACACCGAGCGCCGGCTTGATCGACGACCTCGCGCGCGGGGCGGGCGACCTCGTGATCCTCGGCGCGGGCGGCAAGATGGGCCCGACCCTGGCGATGCTCGCGCGCCGTGGAATGGATGCCGCCGGGCGCCAGGACGACGCGGTGTATGCCGTCTCGCGCTTCGGCGATGCCGCGATCCGCGAGCGCCTCGAGGCCGCGGGCGTGAAGGTCGTCCCGTTCGATCTGATCGAGAACGACGACTTCTCCGCGCTGCCGGATGCTCCGAACGTGGTGTTCATGGTCGGCGCGAAGTTCGGCGCTGCGACCAACGCCTCCTGGGCGTGGGAGGTCAACGCGGCCCTGCCCGACCGTGTCGCCCGCCGCTACCGCGACAGCGCCATCTCGGTACTCTCCACCGGCAACATCTACCCGTTCCTGCCCGCCTCCTCGGGCGGAGCATCCGAAGAGGTGCAGCCCGCACCCATCGGCGAGTACGCGCAGTCGTGCCTCGGCCGCGAGCGCGTGTTCGAGTTCGGGGCGCAGGAGCGCGGCACCAAGGTCGCGATCATCCGCCTCAACTACGCGGTCGACCTGCGCTACGGCGTGCTCGCCGACATCGGCAGCGCCGTGCACGCGGGACAGCCCGTCTCGGTCGCCACCGCCAACGTCAACGTGATCTGGCAGGGCTACGCGAACGAGGTCGTGCTCCGCAGCCTCGTGCACGCCTCGACCGCCCCGTTCACCATCAACCTCACCGGTCCCGAGCTGCTGAGCGTCGAGTCGATCGCCCGGCGCTTCGGCACCCTCTTCGACCGTGAGGTCGAGATCGTCGACGAACCGCAGCCCACCGCGCTGCTCAGCGACGCCCGCCGGTGCATGGCCCTGTTCGGCTACCCGGCCGTCTCCGCCGAGACCCTGATCGGCCTGCAGGCCGACTGGATCGAGAAGAGCCTCCCGATGATCGCCAAGCCGACCAAGTGGGCAGTCCGCGACGGGAAGTTCTGA
- a CDS encoding dihydrodipicolinate synthase family protein has translation MTVPTLRPEAAATLSRGAVIPAHPLALTAERRIDERRQRALTRYYLDAGAGGVAVGVHTTQFEIRDPEHALFEPVLALAAEELDARASADVVRIAGVAGGTAQAVAEAELARGLGYDAVLVSPRVAGADERALLERARAVGEVLPVVGFYLQTAIGGPVLDREFWREFASIPAVVAVKAAPFDRYRTLELVRGVAASGRADEIALYTGNDDAIVADLLSEFHVESPSGPRTLRFVGGLLGQWAVGTRAAVALLERAQRAMAGDAGAYRDLGLVASDMVDVNQAVFDPGNDFHGVIAGVHEMLRQQGLLEGTWCLDPAEGLSPGQAEEIERVRHAYPDLNDDAFIAENLEAWLR, from the coding sequence ATGACCGTTCCCACCCTGCGACCGGAAGCCGCGGCCACCCTCTCCCGCGGTGCCGTGATCCCGGCGCATCCGCTCGCGCTCACCGCCGAGCGGCGCATCGACGAGCGTCGCCAGCGCGCGCTCACCCGCTACTACCTCGACGCGGGTGCCGGCGGCGTGGCGGTCGGGGTGCACACGACCCAGTTCGAGATCCGCGATCCGGAACACGCCCTGTTCGAACCCGTGCTCGCGCTCGCCGCGGAGGAGCTGGATGCGCGGGCGAGTGCCGACGTGGTGCGCATCGCCGGCGTCGCTGGTGGCACCGCCCAGGCGGTCGCCGAGGCCGAGCTCGCCCGCGGGCTGGGCTACGACGCCGTGCTGGTGAGCCCTCGCGTGGCCGGCGCCGACGAGCGAGCCCTGCTCGAACGCGCCCGCGCCGTGGGCGAGGTGCTGCCGGTGGTCGGCTTCTACCTGCAGACCGCGATCGGCGGCCCCGTGCTCGACCGGGAGTTCTGGCGCGAGTTCGCCTCGATCCCGGCCGTCGTCGCCGTCAAGGCTGCGCCCTTCGACCGGTACCGCACGCTGGAGCTGGTGCGCGGGGTGGCTGCCTCGGGCCGCGCCGACGAGATCGCGCTCTACACCGGCAACGACGACGCGATCGTCGCCGACCTGCTCTCCGAGTTCCACGTGGAGTCGCCGTCGGGCCCGCGCACGCTGCGCTTCGTCGGCGGACTGCTCGGACAGTGGGCGGTCGGCACGCGTGCCGCGGTCGCGCTCCTCGAACGTGCACAGCGCGCGATGGCCGGAGACGCGGGGGCGTATCGCGACCTGGGGCTCGTCGCCTCCGACATGGTCGACGTCAACCAGGCCGTGTTCGACCCGGGCAACGACTTCCACGGGGTGATCGCGGGCGTGCACGAGATGCTCCGCCAGCAGGGGCTGCTCGAGGGCACCTGGTGCCTCGACCCCGCAGAGGGGCTGTCGCCCGGCCAGGCGGAGGAGATCGAGCGGGTGCGCCACGCGTACCCCGACCTGAACGACGACGCCTTCATCGCCGAGAACCTCGAGGCCTGGTTGCGATGA